The Saccharomonospora glauca K62 genome has a segment encoding these proteins:
- a CDS encoding cobalamin B12-binding domain-containing protein, translated as MAAASAFYGTDSVELFTRFEHALAKGDASTAVALVDDALDARAEPVSLLCDVITPAQCRIGERWQSGEWSVAQEHIATGISLAATEAVARRVRSWPITKGRIIVGCAEREWHALAAMVVATSFRARGWEVTFLGAATPAERLYSYLHQVEPDAVAISCSVSGGLPSTRRSIESVTTAGVPVLAGGAAFGTDDRRARALGATAWAPTLLDGLELVDDLPTTVEPVPALPQDAVAEQRTLDAEHHSFVRRIAERWEPAGVVDRGDLVADNDLTLVTRDCVEQPLRALEGALLTDDGRLVRETADWVREVLGARSVPLSVVEALRAEVFDVVAELPLARSLIEHYWPHS; from the coding sequence ATGGCCGCCGCCTCCGCCTTCTACGGGACCGACTCGGTCGAGCTGTTCACCCGGTTCGAACACGCGCTCGCGAAGGGCGACGCCTCGACGGCCGTGGCGTTGGTGGACGACGCGCTCGACGCCCGCGCGGAACCCGTGTCGTTGCTGTGCGACGTGATCACGCCCGCCCAGTGTCGTATCGGTGAGCGATGGCAGAGCGGCGAGTGGTCGGTGGCGCAGGAGCACATCGCCACCGGTATCTCCCTGGCCGCCACCGAGGCCGTGGCCCGGCGAGTGCGGTCATGGCCCATCACGAAGGGCCGCATCATCGTCGGCTGCGCCGAACGCGAGTGGCACGCGCTCGCCGCGATGGTGGTGGCCACCAGCTTCCGGGCGCGGGGATGGGAAGTGACGTTCCTCGGAGCGGCGACCCCCGCCGAGCGCCTCTACTCGTATCTGCACCAGGTGGAGCCCGACGCGGTGGCGATCAGTTGTTCCGTGAGCGGAGGGCTTCCCAGCACCCGACGGAGCATCGAGTCGGTGACCACGGCCGGTGTTCCCGTGTTGGCGGGTGGGGCCGCGTTCGGGACGGACGACAGGCGGGCACGGGCGCTCGGCGCGACGGCGTGGGCGCCGACGCTGCTCGACGGGCTCGAACTCGTCGACGACCTTCCCACGACGGTCGAACCGGTGCCGGCACTGCCGCAGGACGCCGTCGCCGAACAACGCACCCTCGACGCCGAACACCATTCCTTCGTCCGCCGGATCGCCGAGCGGTGGGAACCCGCGGGCGTCGTCGACCGGGGTGATCTCGTGGCCGACAACGACCTCACGCTGGTGACCCGTGACTGTGTGGAGCAGCCCCTGCGCGCGCTCGAAGGCGCCCTTCTCACCGACGACGGTCGCCTCGTGCGCGAGACGGCCGACTGGGTGCGCGAAGTGCTGGGGGCCCGTTCCGTTCCGCTCTCCGTCGTGGAGGCGCTGCGTGCCGAGGTCTTCGACGTCGTGGCCGAGCTGCCTCTGGCTCGCTCGCTGATCGAGCACTACTGGCCACACTCGTGA
- a CDS encoding PP2C family protein-serine/threonine phosphatase yields the protein MNAAFDRPSRKAESLTGAPRPGDWDHVRFLEELSRQLVGSLNVRRTAFRALDFAVPHFGDWAMLAFFDSDSVSVYSHGRSGGVSGPVLLGRLDPLQGLGRFRRRGVAERYAAPDDDIAAVLAELIPSTPLREEATAHDPTTVLAVALNIGGTTNGVFVMVRGGGSPYTADDTGNAEEFARRVAAIVASAKLYEERAQMANALERVLRPPELPEYPGVYMAARYRPGEQRLRIGGDFYDVHGDADDFTVVIGDVCGKGIDAAVFTSLARQTIRTAAFFDRSPGRVLGALNEVLRSQLSQRFVTAVCVRFRRRPEEGTMVATVAVAGHPPPLVLRSDGTVDEPTVTGTVAGVISGLSFTEAEVRLGTKDTLLLYTDGVDEARGREGFFGQERLRALLPEYAGATPATLCEAVEQRVLDHLDGAAHDDIALIAVQNGA from the coding sequence GTGAACGCGGCTTTCGATCGACCATCACGCAAGGCCGAAAGTCTCACCGGAGCACCCCGTCCCGGTGACTGGGATCACGTACGTTTCCTGGAAGAGCTGTCCCGCCAGCTCGTGGGTTCGCTGAACGTCAGACGCACCGCTTTCCGCGCGTTGGACTTCGCCGTGCCGCACTTCGGTGACTGGGCCATGCTCGCGTTCTTCGACTCCGACAGCGTCTCCGTCTACTCCCACGGCCGTAGCGGCGGGGTGTCCGGTCCCGTGCTGCTCGGTCGCCTCGATCCGTTGCAGGGGCTGGGCCGGTTCCGGCGCCGGGGGGTCGCGGAGCGATACGCCGCGCCCGACGACGACATCGCCGCCGTGCTCGCCGAGCTGATCCCCTCCACGCCGTTGCGGGAGGAGGCCACCGCCCACGATCCCACGACGGTCCTCGCCGTCGCGCTGAACATCGGCGGTACCACCAACGGTGTCTTCGTCATGGTTCGCGGTGGGGGCAGCCCCTACACCGCCGACGACACCGGGAACGCCGAGGAGTTCGCCCGCCGGGTCGCCGCCATCGTGGCGTCGGCCAAGCTCTACGAGGAACGCGCCCAGATGGCGAACGCGCTGGAACGGGTGCTGCGCCCGCCGGAGCTGCCCGAGTATCCGGGCGTCTACATGGCGGCGCGGTACCGGCCGGGGGAGCAGCGACTGCGGATCGGCGGCGACTTCTACGACGTGCACGGCGACGCGGACGACTTCACGGTGGTCATCGGTGACGTCTGCGGGAAGGGCATCGACGCGGCCGTGTTCACCAGCCTCGCCCGGCAGACGATCAGGACGGCGGCGTTCTTCGATCGTTCTCCCGGCAGGGTGCTCGGGGCGTTGAACGAGGTGCTGCGCAGCCAGCTTTCGCAGCGGTTCGTGACGGCGGTGTGCGTGAGGTTCCGGCGACGTCCCGAGGAGGGGACGATGGTCGCCACCGTGGCCGTGGCGGGTCACCCCCCGCCGCTGGTGCTGCGGTCGGACGGCACCGTCGACGAGCCCACCGTCACCGGAACGGTGGCGGGCGTCATCTCCGGCCTGTCCTTCACCGAGGCCGAAGTGCGGCTCGGGACCAAGGACACCCTCCTGCTCTACACCGACGGGGTCGACGAGGCACGGGGCCGCGAGGGATTCTTCGGTCAGGAGCGACTGCGCGCCCTGCTCCCCGAGTACGCGGGAGCCACCCCCGCCACGCTCTGCGAAGCGGTGGAGCAGCGCGTCCTCGATCATCTCGACGGTGCGGCGCACGACGACATCGCGCTGATAGCAGTGCAGAACGGAGCGTAA
- a CDS encoding threonine/serine exporter family protein, protein MKLKPRARAAAPKRRHAWQILEAPADEQSEKRAGRQPGRRIRQRAWHILEPPTGELPAVEPLQDSAIGPELPDESTVHLVLDLVTRIGEIQMASGAGASDVTATILALTRALGLPHCEVDVIFTSITVSCLRGSDLPPVTALRVVRSRSLDYTRLSETERLVQRLVRGRISAEDAYTELSRIANADHPYPRWVSTLAWGGMAGFITLLLGGTGWLPVISFAISAVVDRVGRLLNKGALPFFFQQVVGGFIATLSAIAIVNLDVFNLERPTLVVAAALTVLLSGLSTVSAVQDAITGYYVTAAGRTLEVAIMSAGLITGVGAAISIAAELGATRTPVPAAPTATPLTLPVMMIAGTGAAACFALASYSKIRPMAVAAVAGAVGAGAYGALSLAGYNQILAASIAATLVGFGGGVLARRLKVTPLVVAVSGITPLLPGFSTYRGMSQLVNNGDIKILMSAAAIGLALAAGVVLGEFLAQPVRTGLGRLERKLAGPRMAGPLNAGRPLE, encoded by the coding sequence ATGAAACTGAAGCCGCGCGCTCGTGCGGCCGCACCCAAGCGCCGTCACGCGTGGCAGATCCTGGAAGCACCAGCTGACGAACAATCCGAGAAACGCGCGGGACGCCAGCCGGGGCGTCGGATCCGGCAACGCGCCTGGCACATCCTGGAGCCACCGACGGGCGAACTGCCCGCCGTGGAGCCGCTCCAGGACTCGGCGATCGGCCCCGAACTGCCGGACGAGTCGACCGTCCACCTGGTTCTGGACCTCGTCACACGCATCGGTGAGATCCAGATGGCCAGCGGCGCGGGCGCCTCCGACGTCACGGCGACCATTCTCGCCCTGACTCGCGCACTCGGTCTCCCGCACTGCGAGGTGGACGTCATCTTCACGTCCATCACCGTGAGTTGTCTGCGAGGCAGCGACCTTCCGCCCGTCACCGCGCTGCGAGTCGTGCGGTCGCGCAGCCTCGACTACACCCGGTTGTCGGAGACGGAACGCCTCGTGCAGCGACTGGTCCGGGGCCGGATCAGCGCCGAGGACGCCTACACGGAGCTGTCCCGAATCGCAAACGCCGACCACCCCTACCCGCGGTGGGTCTCGACGCTCGCGTGGGGCGGCATGGCCGGCTTCATCACCCTGCTGCTCGGCGGTACCGGATGGCTGCCGGTGATCTCCTTCGCGATCAGCGCCGTGGTCGACCGCGTGGGCCGGTTGCTCAACAAGGGCGCACTGCCGTTCTTCTTCCAACAGGTGGTGGGTGGCTTCATCGCAACGCTGTCGGCCATCGCCATCGTCAACCTCGACGTCTTCAACCTCGAAAGACCGACACTCGTCGTCGCCGCGGCCCTGACGGTGTTGCTGTCGGGACTTTCCACCGTGTCCGCCGTGCAGGACGCCATCACCGGCTACTACGTCACGGCGGCGGGCCGAACCCTCGAAGTGGCGATCATGAGTGCGGGTCTCATCACCGGAGTCGGTGCCGCGATCAGCATCGCCGCCGAACTGGGTGCCACTCGGACGCCCGTCCCGGCGGCGCCCACGGCCACGCCACTCACGCTGCCCGTGATGATGATCGCCGGCACGGGAGCCGCGGCCTGCTTCGCGTTGGCGTCGTACTCGAAGATCCGCCCGATGGCCGTGGCCGCCGTCGCGGGCGCCGTCGGCGCGGGCGCCTACGGGGCATTGAGCCTCGCCGGGTACAACCAGATCCTCGCGGCCTCGATCGCGGCGACACTGGTCGGGTTCGGTGGTGGCGTGCTCGCCCGGAGGTTGAAGGTCACCCCGCTCGTGGTCGCGGTGTCCGGAATCACTCCCCTACTTCCGGGATTCTCCACCTACCGAGGTATGTCACAGTTGGTCAACAACGGCGACATCAAGATCCTGATGTCGGCGGCGGCGATCGGCCTGGCCCTGGCCGCCGGTGTGGTGCTCGGTGAATTCCTCGCCCAGCCGGTGAGAACGGGGCTCGGCAGGTTGGAACGCAAGCTCGCGGGTCCCCGTATGGCGGGCCCCCTGAACGCTGGCCGCCCCCTCGAATAA
- a CDS encoding alpha,alpha-trehalose-phosphate synthase (UDP-forming) codes for MPSVPFSEQSSESTSSPRSNASAEFVVVANRLPVDLERTADGTQRWTQSPGGLVSALEPFLRSRKGAWVGWPGVPDVEVDEFSDDGLVLHPVTLTSDEVRDYYEGFSNATLWPLYHDVVARPVFDRGWWESYVRVNRRFAEASAAVAGKGATVWVQDYQLQLVPTMLRELRPDLRIGFFLHIPFPPVELFMQLPWRAEIVRGLIGADLVGFHRPGGAQNFLWLARQLIGLEPSRGSVGVRSRPGMVQVGDRTVRVGAFPISIDAAGLDSLARSKPVQERAAQIRHELGDPKTVLLGVDRLDYTKGIDLRLQAFHELLQEGRVKPEDVAFVQLATPSRERVEHYQQMRTEIEQIVGRINGEFGRVGHPAVHYLHQSVNRSELAAFFSAADVMVVTPLRDGMNLVCKEYVACRHDLGGALVLSEFAGAAAELSSAFLVNPHDLDGVKNALEQAITLDPAEGRRRMRALRRQVLTHDVDRWARSFLEALGTEAAA; via the coding sequence ATGCCTTCCGTGCCATTCTCGGAGCAGTCCTCGGAATCGACATCGTCCCCGCGTTCCAACGCAAGCGCTGAATTCGTGGTCGTCGCCAATCGTCTGCCGGTCGACCTCGAACGCACCGCGGACGGCACCCAGCGCTGGACGCAGAGCCCCGGTGGGCTCGTCTCCGCGCTGGAGCCGTTCCTGCGCTCCCGCAAGGGCGCGTGGGTGGGCTGGCCGGGTGTGCCCGACGTGGAGGTCGACGAGTTCAGCGACGACGGACTCGTCCTGCACCCGGTGACGCTGACCTCGGACGAGGTGCGTGACTACTACGAGGGGTTCTCGAACGCCACGCTGTGGCCGCTGTACCACGACGTGGTGGCCAGGCCGGTGTTCGACCGCGGCTGGTGGGAGAGCTACGTGCGCGTCAACCGGCGGTTCGCCGAGGCGAGCGCCGCCGTCGCGGGCAAGGGTGCCACCGTGTGGGTCCAGGACTACCAGCTTCAACTGGTGCCGACCATGTTGCGGGAACTGCGCCCCGACCTGCGTATCGGCTTCTTCCTGCACATCCCGTTCCCCCCGGTGGAGCTGTTCATGCAGCTTCCGTGGCGGGCGGAGATCGTGCGGGGACTCATCGGCGCCGACCTGGTGGGCTTCCACCGCCCCGGCGGCGCGCAGAACTTCCTGTGGCTGGCTCGCCAACTCATCGGCCTGGAACCGAGCCGAGGCTCGGTGGGCGTGCGGTCCAGGCCGGGCATGGTGCAGGTCGGCGACCGAACCGTGCGCGTGGGCGCGTTCCCGATCTCGATCGACGCAGCGGGCCTCGACTCCCTCGCCCGCAGCAAGCCCGTGCAGGAGCGTGCCGCGCAGATCCGCCACGAACTCGGCGACCCGAAGACGGTCCTGCTCGGTGTCGACCGCCTCGACTACACCAAAGGCATCGACCTGCGCCTGCAGGCGTTCCACGAGCTGCTTCAGGAGGGCAGGGTCAAGCCGGAGGACGTCGCCTTCGTCCAGCTCGCCACGCCCAGCCGGGAGCGCGTCGAGCACTACCAGCAGATGCGCACCGAGATCGAACAGATCGTGGGCCGCATCAACGGCGAGTTCGGCCGGGTCGGTCATCCGGCCGTGCACTACCTGCACCAGTCGGTGAACCGCTCGGAACTCGCCGCGTTCTTCTCCGCCGCTGACGTCATGGTGGTGACCCCGCTGCGCGACGGCATGAACCTGGTGTGCAAGGAATACGTCGCCTGCCGACACGACCTCGGCGGAGCGCTCGTGCTGTCCGAATTCGCGGGCGCCGCGGCCGAGCTGAGCAGCGCTTTTCTGGTCAACCCCCATGACCTGGACGGGGTGAAGAACGCACTCGAACAGGCTATTACGCTCGACCCCGCGGAAGGTCGGCGTAGGATGCGCGCCTTGCGTCGTCAGGTTCTGACGCATGACGTCGACAGGTGGGCGCGCTCGTTCCTTGAAGCCCTCGGGACCGAAGCAGCCGCCTGA
- the otsB gene encoding trehalose-phosphatase: MTAEALPAELRRAIVQIARTPRLLVACDYDGTLSPITTNPDEARPRPESVGALRSLASLHETTCAVISGRALRDLAILSRLPGEIHLVGSHGSEFDIGFVHALEPEARELHRRLEAELSRLIAGVAGASLEVKPASVAVHVRRAERDDARRVLAAVHEGPSTWEGVTTTDGKEVVELSVVKTDKGSALDTLRHQAGATAAVFIGDDVTDEKAFARLQGPDLGVKVGEGETLAQYRIDDTEDVATVLAFLLEERRNWLYGEQAPPIERISMLANERSVALLTPDAKLTWLCHPGPDAPAVFADLLGGESAGHFSIKPHRNGLPLGQRYLPNTMTVETRWSRLLVTDYLEPGSAPHRTDLVRVISGETTASIVFAPRPEFGGVPVRLLPEEDGLRVIGTSEPFVLRSPGVQWEITSDGLHDTASALVSLERGKPVVLELRCGTTDLSPHELPESERRERAGRYWSDWATALKLPQVEPELVARSALTLRGLTDADTGGVLAAATTSLPEEIGGVRNWDYRYCWIRDGAMTVRELVSLGSLEEAEGFLRWLHGVLSTLAGPERLHPLYTLAGTQIGAEAVIDSLPGYKGSRPVRVGNLANHQVQLDVFGPVVELVMALAEARGELRDEDWQMVQAMAEAVTRRWSEPDHGIWEERHVPRHRVYSRVMCWVTIDRAIKLAEIYGRPVPEEWPELRDRISADVLENGWNPEVQAFTTAYDGTDLDAASLFVGLSGLIDPQDERFQSTVTAIESELRSGSTVYRYRRDDGLPGSEGGFHLCAAWMIEAYLLTGRRTEAEELFEQLVDAAGPTGLLPEQYDPIAERSLGNHPQAYSHLGLIRCARLLSES; this comes from the coding sequence TTGACCGCCGAGGCCCTGCCTGCTGAGCTGCGGCGTGCGATCGTGCAGATCGCCAGGACGCCGCGCCTGCTGGTCGCCTGCGACTACGACGGGACCCTGTCCCCCATCACCACCAACCCGGACGAGGCCCGACCACGTCCCGAGTCGGTGGGGGCGCTGCGTTCTCTCGCCTCGCTGCACGAGACCACCTGTGCGGTGATCTCCGGCCGCGCTCTCCGCGACCTCGCCATCCTCTCGCGGCTACCCGGCGAGATCCATCTCGTGGGCAGCCACGGGTCGGAGTTCGACATCGGGTTCGTGCACGCCCTCGAACCCGAGGCCCGAGAGCTCCATCGCAGGCTGGAGGCCGAGCTGTCGCGCCTCATCGCCGGAGTCGCGGGGGCCTCGCTGGAAGTGAAGCCCGCCAGCGTCGCCGTGCACGTGCGGCGAGCCGAACGCGACGACGCTCGGCGGGTCCTGGCCGCGGTCCACGAGGGTCCCTCCACGTGGGAGGGCGTCACCACGACGGACGGCAAGGAGGTCGTCGAACTCTCCGTGGTGAAGACCGACAAGGGCAGCGCGCTCGACACGCTGCGCCACCAGGCGGGCGCGACCGCCGCCGTGTTCATCGGCGACGACGTGACCGACGAGAAGGCGTTCGCCCGGCTGCAGGGCCCCGACCTCGGCGTGAAGGTCGGCGAGGGAGAAACGCTGGCCCAGTACCGGATCGACGACACCGAGGACGTCGCCACCGTGCTCGCGTTCCTGCTGGAGGAACGCCGCAACTGGCTGTACGGCGAGCAGGCTCCGCCCATCGAGCGCATCTCGATGCTCGCCAACGAACGATCGGTGGCCCTGCTCACCCCGGACGCCAAACTCACGTGGCTGTGCCACCCCGGCCCCGACGCGCCCGCCGTGTTCGCCGACCTGCTCGGTGGTGAGAGCGCGGGACACTTCTCCATCAAGCCGCACCGCAACGGCCTCCCGCTCGGCCAGCGCTACCTGCCCAACACGATGACGGTGGAGACGCGCTGGTCGCGGCTGCTCGTCACCGACTACCTGGAGCCGGGGAGCGCGCCCCACCGCACCGACCTCGTCCGCGTCATCAGCGGGGAGACCACGGCGTCGATCGTGTTCGCCCCGCGACCGGAGTTCGGTGGCGTGCCGGTGCGGCTCCTGCCCGAGGAGGACGGCCTGCGGGTGATCGGCACGTCGGAGCCGTTCGTGCTGCGGTCGCCCGGAGTGCAGTGGGAGATCACCAGCGACGGCCTGCACGACACGGCCAGCGCCCTCGTGTCACTCGAACGCGGCAAGCCCGTGGTGTTGGAGCTGCGCTGCGGCACCACCGACCTCAGCCCGCACGAGCTGCCCGAGAGCGAGCGCAGGGAGCGGGCCGGCCGGTACTGGAGCGACTGGGCCACCGCCCTCAAGCTGCCCCAGGTGGAGCCGGAACTCGTGGCGAGGTCGGCCCTGACCCTGCGGGGCCTCACCGACGCCGACACCGGCGGGGTGCTGGCCGCCGCCACCACGTCGCTTCCCGAGGAGATCGGCGGGGTCCGCAACTGGGACTACCGCTACTGCTGGATCCGCGACGGCGCCATGACGGTGCGCGAGTTGGTGAGTCTCGGCTCGCTGGAGGAGGCCGAGGGTTTCCTGCGCTGGCTGCACGGCGTGCTGTCCACGCTCGCGGGTCCCGAGCGCCTGCACCCGCTGTACACGCTCGCGGGTACGCAAATCGGCGCGGAGGCCGTCATCGACTCGCTGCCCGGCTACAAGGGCTCGCGGCCGGTGCGCGTGGGCAACCTCGCCAACCACCAGGTGCAGCTCGACGTGTTCGGTCCCGTCGTCGAGCTCGTCATGGCGCTCGCCGAGGCGCGAGGCGAACTGCGCGACGAGGACTGGCAGATGGTGCAGGCCATGGCCGAGGCCGTCACCCGCCGCTGGTCGGAGCCCGACCACGGCATCTGGGAGGAACGACACGTCCCCCGGCACCGCGTGTACTCGCGCGTCATGTGCTGGGTGACCATCGACCGGGCCATCAAGCTCGCGGAGATCTACGGCCGCCCCGTGCCCGAGGAGTGGCCCGAACTGCGCGACCGGATCAGCGCGGACGTCCTGGAGAACGGCTGGAACCCGGAGGTGCAGGCGTTCACCACCGCCTACGACGGCACCGACCTCGACGCCGCGTCGCTGTTCGTGGGACTTTCCGGCCTGATCGACCCACAGGACGAGCGGTTCCAGTCGACGGTCACGGCCATCGAGTCCGAACTGCGCAGCGGCTCCACCGTCTACCGGTACCGACGGGACG